A region from the Leptospirillum ferriphilum ML-04 genome encodes:
- a CDS encoding sensor domain-containing diguanylate cyclase: MLAPAIPANEADRLKALRALDILDTPPEERFDRLTRMARRLFNVPIALVTLVDEDRQWFKSNMGLAVSETPRSVSFCGHAILQEDFFIIPDARSDPRFSDNPLVLGDPRIRFYAGCVLRTQDNQKIGTLCLIDHEPRTMEPQDLLVLEDLTSLAEQELSALKMATMDELTGLSNRRGFLSLARHSLALSERHDLPMSLAFLDLDKFKPINDSFGHAEGDRALRSFADLMKRTFRTSDLIARLGGDEFVVLLIGSNRETSGELMVRLGTAAEEASRLENRGYDIAFSHGIVEFDPVRHRSIEEMLAEGDALMYQIKQKKGHVR; encoded by the coding sequence ATGCTTGCTCCAGCCATTCCGGCGAACGAAGCAGATCGGCTGAAAGCGCTTCGCGCACTCGACATTCTCGATACCCCCCCCGAAGAACGGTTTGACCGGCTGACCCGTATGGCCCGTCGTCTCTTCAATGTGCCGATCGCGCTGGTGACCCTCGTCGATGAAGACAGGCAGTGGTTCAAGTCGAACATGGGATTGGCCGTCAGCGAAACTCCGCGCAGCGTCTCTTTTTGTGGACATGCAATCCTCCAGGAGGACTTCTTCATCATTCCCGATGCCAGATCCGATCCCCGTTTCTCCGACAACCCACTGGTACTGGGAGATCCCCGGATTCGGTTCTATGCCGGTTGTGTCCTCCGGACCCAGGATAACCAGAAGATTGGTACCCTCTGTCTTATTGATCATGAACCCAGGACGATGGAGCCCCAGGATCTGCTTGTTCTGGAAGATCTCACATCCCTGGCCGAACAGGAGCTTTCCGCACTCAAGATGGCGACGATGGATGAACTGACGGGGCTTTCAAACCGTCGGGGCTTCCTCTCTTTGGCCCGTCACAGTCTGGCGTTGAGCGAACGTCATGATCTGCCGATGTCCCTCGCATTTCTGGATCTGGACAAGTTCAAGCCAATCAACGATTCCTTTGGTCATGCGGAGGGTGATCGTGCTCTCAGGTCTTTTGCCGACCTGATGAAACGCACCTTCCGGACATCCGATCTGATTGCCCGTCTTGGGGGGGACGAATTTGTTGTTTTACTGATCGGCAGCAACCGTGAAACGTCCGGTGAGCTGATGGTCCGTCTGGGAACTGCCGCCGAAGAGGCCAGTCGTCTGGAAAACCGCGGATATGACATTGCGTTTTCTCACGGGATTGTGGAATTCGATCCCGTCCGGCACCGGTCGATCGAAGAGATGCTTGCCGAAGGGGACGCGCTGATGTACCAAATCAAGCAAAAAAAAGGACATGTCAGGTAG
- a CDS encoding ComEC/Rec2 family competence protein: MSGSGQLVRLTVLLDAVQKMPVQIRIPAGRGVNSLEKGDCLTGTARWEAYPGQWEREHLFGSTFRPVLYEASLKSWDALSVDTSGRKSRLDREAGDREALLRERVQNVYPPDVAGLLGAMVLSDTGLLPPDLLQSFQRSGVYHLLSVSGEHMALLALFLTGVFTIFLRFFPVSPLRKMVVRFPVTLFPGWLAVPVLFSYLFLIGSPLPAVRAGVAFVLVMSGRLAGGPRSWPDILGLSILVLGFLYPEAPLSLSVDLSLMALWGLALSGRRREETSPEALAEGRSGNGIREHLETGAIVMLTTLPLLWFSLGKADWVGIVSNMFAVPLAGDVFLPLGFLSILVLWVVPGGFPLLNELTTRVGEATVGLVEFFSRVPFGQVTLPALSPAALLLLTALVLFRDGAGEKGEPGRGDRSLKAIFCTVAFFIVLFGTVFKNRDWTPVRAFQGREGTFPRIPGWEPQIEWKNLGWLFSAQEPDNRIVR; the protein is encoded by the coding sequence TCCGGCTGACGGTCCTTCTGGATGCTGTTCAGAAAATGCCCGTCCAGATCCGGATTCCGGCCGGACGGGGTGTCAATTCTCTGGAGAAGGGAGATTGTCTGACAGGGACAGCCCGCTGGGAAGCTTACCCGGGGCAGTGGGAGAGAGAGCATCTTTTTGGGAGCACTTTTCGTCCTGTCCTTTACGAAGCTTCCCTGAAATCCTGGGATGCATTGTCTGTCGACACCTCCGGTCGAAAGAGCCGACTGGACAGAGAGGCCGGGGATCGGGAAGCTCTTCTCAGGGAACGGGTCCAAAACGTCTATCCTCCGGATGTGGCCGGTCTTCTGGGAGCCATGGTCCTGTCCGATACCGGACTTCTGCCTCCGGACCTTCTCCAGTCTTTTCAGAGAAGCGGGGTCTATCACCTCCTTTCGGTTTCCGGCGAGCACATGGCCCTTCTCGCCCTGTTTCTCACAGGTGTTTTCACCATCTTTCTGCGTTTTTTTCCAGTCTCCCCTCTCCGGAAGATGGTGGTCCGTTTTCCCGTCACCCTTTTCCCCGGATGGCTGGCAGTCCCTGTTCTCTTCTCCTATCTGTTCCTGATCGGTTCCCCCTTGCCGGCTGTTCGTGCCGGAGTCGCCTTTGTTCTTGTCATGTCCGGCCGTCTGGCGGGAGGCCCCCGAAGCTGGCCGGATATCCTGGGACTTTCGATCCTGGTGCTGGGATTCCTCTATCCGGAGGCTCCCTTGTCCCTCTCAGTGGACCTGTCCCTCATGGCTCTCTGGGGACTTGCCCTGTCCGGAAGGCGCCGGGAGGAGACCTCTCCGGAGGCCTTGGCGGAAGGAAGAAGCGGAAACGGTATCCGGGAACATCTGGAGACAGGGGCCATCGTGATGCTGACCACGCTCCCGCTTCTCTGGTTTTCTCTGGGAAAGGCCGACTGGGTTGGAATCGTCTCAAATATGTTTGCGGTCCCCCTGGCCGGAGATGTCTTTCTGCCGTTGGGGTTTCTGTCGATCCTCGTGCTCTGGGTTGTCCCCGGGGGATTTCCCCTCCTGAACGAACTGACGACAAGGGTCGGTGAGGCGACGGTCGGACTGGTGGAGTTTTTCTCACGGGTTCCGTTCGGACAAGTGACGCTCCCCGCCCTTTCTCCCGCTGCCCTTCTCTTGCTGACGGCGCTGGTCCTTTTCCGGGACGGGGCAGGGGAAAAGGGGGAACCGGGGAGAGGGGACCGTTCCCTGAAGGCGATTTTTTGCACCGTGGCCTTCTTCATTGTCTTGTTTGGAACGGTTTTCAAAAACCGGGACTGGACGCCTGTTCGCGCCTTTCAGGGGAGGGAGGGAACTTTCCCCCGGATCCCCGGATGGGAGCCGCAAATCGAATGGAAAAATCTCGGGTGGCTTTTTTCCGCTCAGGAACCGGACAACCGCATTGTGCGATAG
- a CDS encoding site-specific DNA-methyltransferase, which produces MSAGGGRFGLDWPGKREAGLEASLPESSVLELVPERSIRPDQALHLFLEGENLHILRLLKKEYAGAIGVIYIDPPYNTGTTMRYFDRFSRRGGPSGLAGGDTGSRRDDSPWLSFLYPRLILARELLREDGALFVSIDDRSIHHLRYLLDEIFGPDNHAGTVVWRKKVVRGRGHRHIIPQTEYVVVYGRSLQSLPSFSEPLSPEMINEYRLSDERGPYKRIPLAKTGTAHSPRPNLVYPIEAPDGTLISCPTHQWRWSKETLMARKSELEFVKNRMGKWVVYTRQRLYPDGSLRRKTPVSFYDRVSTSDGTREFRTLCQGALFDFPKPSRLIKDLIGWVPFPADSQEPLIVLDFFAGTCPTAQAVLELNQSDAGYRKFIMVQDTPGEGQTDIAALGHKRIQSVLSALNKQKKGQNHHGFDNLAYRTMRLSGS; this is translated from the coding sequence ATGTCCGCCGGAGGTGGAAGATTCGGTCTGGACTGGCCCGGGAAACGGGAGGCCGGACTCGAAGCCAGCCTCCCCGAGTCCTCCGTTCTGGAACTCGTCCCCGAGCGCTCCATCCGTCCGGACCAGGCGCTCCATCTGTTTCTCGAAGGCGAGAATCTCCATATCCTCCGACTTTTAAAAAAAGAATATGCCGGGGCCATCGGTGTGATCTACATCGATCCCCCCTACAACACCGGTACAACCATGCGCTACTTTGACCGGTTTTCCCGCAGAGGCGGACCTTCCGGTCTTGCCGGAGGAGACACCGGCAGCCGGAGAGACGACTCTCCCTGGCTCTCCTTTCTCTATCCCCGGCTGATTCTTGCGCGGGAACTTCTCCGGGAGGACGGAGCACTTTTCGTCAGCATTGACGACAGGTCCATCCACCACCTTCGCTACCTTCTGGATGAGATTTTCGGACCGGACAATCATGCGGGGACGGTCGTCTGGCGAAAAAAGGTCGTCCGGGGAAGAGGTCACCGGCATATCATCCCCCAGACGGAATACGTTGTCGTTTACGGCCGTTCGCTTCAATCCCTCCCGTCCTTTTCCGAACCACTCTCTCCCGAGATGATCAACGAATACCGCCTTTCGGACGAACGGGGCCCCTACAAAAGAATTCCTCTCGCCAAGACCGGAACAGCCCATTCTCCCCGTCCCAACCTGGTCTATCCGATCGAAGCCCCGGACGGAACACTGATTTCCTGCCCCACCCATCAATGGCGATGGAGCAAGGAAACGCTCATGGCGCGAAAAAGCGAACTGGAATTCGTGAAAAACCGGATGGGAAAATGGGTGGTGTACACCCGTCAAAGGCTCTATCCGGACGGGTCTCTCCGGAGAAAAACCCCGGTCTCTTTTTATGACAGGGTGTCGACTTCGGACGGCACCCGGGAATTCCGGACTCTTTGCCAGGGGGCACTCTTTGATTTCCCGAAACCCTCTCGCCTCATCAAGGACCTCATCGGATGGGTCCCTTTTCCGGCCGACTCCCAGGAACCGCTGATCGTCCTCGATTTCTTCGCCGGAACCTGTCCGACCGCCCAGGCTGTTCTGGAATTAAACCAGTCGGACGCCGGATACCGGAAATTTATCATGGTCCAGGACACTCCTGGTGAAGGACAAACCGACATCGCCGCGCTGGGACACAAGAGGATCCAAAGCGTCCTTTCCGCACTGAACAAACAGAAAAAAGGGCAAAACCACCACGGATTCGACAACCTGGCCTATCGCACAATGCGGTTGTCCGGTTCCTGA
- a CDS encoding NAD(P)H-dependent oxidoreductase subunit E, translating into MTAGKNGKPSRSETEILEEWSTPEQAVLPLLHYYMEKKNYISESDVSKISQLTGLSVSDILGIGTFYQHFVFHPTGKNSVRVCLTTPCLFRGGKKTFETLSKTLGIGLEETTPDGLFTLYPAQCLGQCSEAPSFSINDDVYVGTSPEEIPSILEEYRKGKICQTIVPCGKPLANEPVVFTGLRAEKTRYLERYREDHGYRALESLLKSGDAEAAFEQIRLSGVAGRGGGAFPMYRKLDAVRKNPPPRYLVCNADEGEPGTFKDRYIMERDPHSLIEGMAIAARIIGAEEGFIYLRSEYPHSFHILEKAIAEARNAGLLGPRILGSDFSFRLRLYRGAGAYICGEETSLINSLEGKRAYPRNKPPHLSEVGLWGKPTEEQNVETLANLPSILRNGGDWYARLGDVKSPGTKLFCLSGHIARPGLYEIPLGMSLRSLIEDLGGGIPGGRSLKGLLPAGSASKMLLPRHLDLSLDYPSIAEVGAFLGSASVIVMDDSVCMVDLAYWIAAFSHHESCGQCTPCRDGTEDVYEILLKIIQGEGKPAYLDLLKSIGTYMREASICGLGQSAPNIPLSSMEYFEDEWKAHIVDHVCPTGVCSMRRNGILLFPPRRSRGIVAELPQMHFSVP; encoded by the coding sequence ATGACAGCCGGTAAAAATGGAAAACCCTCACGCTCCGAAACAGAGATCCTGGAAGAATGGAGTACTCCGGAGCAAGCGGTGCTGCCGCTTTTGCATTATTACATGGAGAAAAAAAATTATATTTCCGAGTCCGATGTTTCGAAAATCAGTCAGCTGACGGGGTTGTCCGTTTCCGATATCCTCGGGATCGGGACGTTCTACCAGCACTTTGTTTTTCACCCCACGGGAAAAAACTCGGTACGGGTCTGTCTCACGACACCTTGCCTCTTTCGTGGAGGAAAGAAAACCTTCGAGACGCTGTCGAAAACTCTCGGGATTGGCCTGGAGGAAACGACCCCCGACGGTCTTTTTACGTTGTACCCAGCCCAATGTCTGGGACAATGTTCGGAAGCGCCCTCCTTTTCCATCAACGACGATGTGTATGTCGGCACTTCCCCGGAAGAAATTCCGTCCATCCTTGAAGAATACAGGAAGGGCAAGATCTGCCAGACGATTGTTCCTTGCGGAAAGCCTCTCGCCAACGAGCCGGTCGTTTTTACGGGGCTTCGCGCGGAAAAAACGCGCTATCTGGAAAGATACCGGGAAGATCACGGTTACAGGGCACTGGAAAGTCTCCTGAAAAGCGGGGATGCGGAAGCCGCCTTCGAACAGATTCGTCTGTCGGGTGTTGCCGGTCGGGGAGGAGGGGCCTTCCCGATGTACAGGAAGCTGGACGCAGTCCGGAAAAATCCCCCTCCCCGCTATCTTGTCTGCAATGCGGACGAAGGCGAACCGGGAACGTTCAAGGACCGGTACATTATGGAGCGGGACCCCCACAGCCTGATCGAAGGGATGGCGATCGCCGCGCGCATCATTGGCGCGGAAGAAGGGTTCATTTACCTCCGTTCCGAATATCCTCATTCTTTCCATATTCTGGAAAAAGCGATTGCGGAAGCCAGAAATGCCGGCCTCCTTGGACCACGAATTCTCGGCTCGGACTTTTCCTTCCGCCTTCGTCTCTACCGGGGGGCCGGGGCCTACATTTGCGGGGAGGAAACCTCGCTGATCAACAGTCTGGAGGGGAAAAGGGCATATCCCCGCAACAAGCCGCCCCATTTGTCGGAGGTCGGCCTCTGGGGGAAACCGACAGAAGAACAGAATGTCGAGACGCTTGCCAATCTTCCCTCGATTCTCCGGAATGGAGGAGACTGGTATGCCCGTCTGGGAGACGTGAAGAGTCCCGGGACAAAGCTCTTTTGTTTGTCGGGACACATTGCCCGGCCGGGGCTTTATGAAATTCCTCTCGGAATGAGCCTTCGGTCTCTCATCGAGGATCTGGGAGGGGGAATCCCGGGAGGGCGAAGCCTGAAAGGGCTTCTTCCGGCGGGTTCGGCGAGCAAGATGCTTCTTCCACGACATCTCGACCTGTCGCTGGATTATCCGTCGATCGCCGAAGTCGGAGCGTTTCTGGGGTCCGCTTCGGTCATCGTCATGGATGATTCGGTCTGCATGGTAGATCTGGCTTACTGGATCGCGGCTTTTTCACACCACGAGTCGTGCGGACAATGTACGCCCTGCCGGGACGGAACGGAAGATGTCTATGAAATTCTGCTGAAGATCATCCAGGGAGAGGGGAAACCTGCCTATCTCGACCTTCTAAAAAGTATCGGGACCTACATGCGGGAAGCGTCTATCTGCGGGCTTGGACAGAGCGCGCCCAACATTCCGCTTTCGTCGATGGAATATTTTGAAGACGAATGGAAGGCTCATATTGTGGATCATGTGTGTCCCACAGGGGTATGCTCCATGCGTCGTAACGGAATCCTTCTTTTCCCGCCCAGGAGGTCAAGAGGGATTGTTGCAGAGCTCCCGCAGATGCATTTTTCTGTCCCCTGA